A part of Terriglobus roseus genomic DNA contains:
- the rpsK gene encoding 30S ribosomal protein S11: MAKQQNAAGKSGKGKKFKKRERKNVPYGLVFIQASFNNTIVTITDQQGNTLSWKSSGSLGFRGSRKGTPFAAQQAAMNAATAARDHGLRSVDVRVSGPGSGRESAVRALAAAGIDVRSIRDVTPIPHNGCRPPKRRRV, translated from the coding sequence ATGGCTAAGCAGCAGAATGCAGCCGGAAAGTCCGGCAAGGGTAAGAAGTTTAAGAAGCGGGAACGGAAAAATGTCCCGTACGGTCTGGTATTCATCCAGGCATCGTTCAACAACACCATCGTGACCATCACGGACCAGCAGGGCAACACCCTGAGCTGGAAGAGCTCGGGTTCGCTCGGCTTCCGTGGTTCGCGTAAGGGAACGCCGTTCGCGGCACAGCAGGCTGCTATGAACGCTGCCACCGCTGCTCGCGATCACGGTCTGCGTTCGGTTGACGTACGCGTCTCCGGCCCCGGTTCGGGCCGCGAGTCGGCAGTACGTGCGCTGGCTGCTGCCGGTATCGATGTGCGTAGCATCCGCGACGTCACGCCGATCCCGCACAACGGCTGCCGCCCGCCGAAGCGTCGCCGCGTATAA